Proteins encoded together in one Rhizobium sp. ACO-34A window:
- a CDS encoding transposase yields MNHAESHMSDKVNQVRTFEVLTATPSRRSPRHWSDDEKARLVAEAFSPGGTVAEVARAYELDVSQLYAWRRKALSTGAMAPLTVPLGGRTMMESEPAKFTRFEVSGGATVEIVVGDIVMWVRGDIDPDQLAAIIGAVRKA; encoded by the coding sequence ATGAATCATGCGGAGAGTCATATGAGCGACAAGGTGAATCAGGTTCGGACATTCGAAGTTTTGACGGCGACGCCGTCGCGACGTTCGCCGCGGCATTGGTCTGATGACGAGAAAGCGCGGCTTGTGGCGGAAGCGTTTTCGCCGGGAGGGACGGTGGCGGAGGTTGCGCGCGCCTATGAACTGGACGTGTCGCAACTTTATGCGTGGCGCAGGAAGGCGCTTTCCACGGGGGCGATGGCGCCATTGACGGTGCCATTGGGCGGTCGAACCATGATGGAAAGCGAGCCGGCGAAGTTCACGCGCTTTGAGGTGAGCGGCGGCGCGACGGTGGAGATTGTGGTTGGCGATATCGTCATGTGGGTACGCGGCGATATCGATCCGGATCAGTTGGCGGCAATTATCGGCGCGGTGCGCAAGGCATGA